Proteins co-encoded in one Kribbella solani genomic window:
- a CDS encoding acyl-CoA dehydrogenase family protein, with product MSNSFELYELPEEHQAIRAAVRDVCDAKVAPHAGDVDEQAEFPKASYDALKAADFHAPHIPEQYGGAGADALATVIVIEEVARACASSSLIPAVNKLGSLPLLLAASDEVKQQYLPPVAAGDAMFSYCLSEPEAGSDAAAMKTRAVADGDGYVLNGVKRWITNAGVSDFYTVFAVTDPDARSRGISAFVVEKSDEGVSFGAPEKKLGIKGSPTREVYFDNVRLPAGRLIGPAGTGFATAMQTLDHTRVTIAAQALGIAQGALDYALGYVQERKQFGKAIAEFQGLQFMLADMGMKIEAARQLTYAAAARSERNAPDLTYFGAAAKCFASDVAMAVTTDAVQLLGGYGYTHDYPVERMMRDAKITQIYEGTNQVQRIVMARQLLKGLN from the coding sequence GTGAGTAACTCATTCGAGCTGTACGAGCTGCCCGAAGAGCACCAGGCGATCCGCGCGGCCGTCCGCGACGTCTGCGACGCGAAGGTCGCCCCGCACGCCGGTGACGTGGACGAGCAGGCCGAGTTCCCGAAGGCGTCGTACGACGCGCTGAAGGCGGCCGACTTCCACGCGCCGCACATCCCGGAGCAGTACGGCGGCGCCGGCGCGGACGCGCTCGCGACGGTGATCGTGATCGAGGAGGTCGCCCGCGCCTGCGCGTCGAGCTCCCTGATCCCGGCCGTGAACAAGCTCGGCTCACTCCCACTGCTGCTGGCCGCGTCCGACGAGGTGAAGCAGCAGTACCTGCCGCCGGTGGCCGCCGGCGACGCGATGTTCTCGTACTGCCTGTCCGAGCCCGAAGCCGGATCGGACGCCGCGGCGATGAAGACCCGCGCGGTCGCCGACGGCGACGGGTACGTGCTGAACGGCGTGAAGCGGTGGATCACCAATGCCGGCGTCAGCGACTTCTACACCGTCTTCGCGGTCACCGACCCGGACGCCCGGTCCCGTGGCATCTCCGCCTTCGTGGTCGAGAAGTCCGACGAGGGCGTGTCCTTCGGCGCGCCGGAGAAGAAGCTCGGCATCAAGGGCTCGCCGACCCGCGAGGTGTACTTCGACAACGTCCGGCTCCCGGCCGGCCGGCTGATCGGGCCTGCGGGCACCGGTTTCGCGACCGCGATGCAGACCCTCGACCACACCCGCGTGACGATCGCCGCCCAGGCCCTCGGTATCGCCCAGGGCGCACTGGACTACGCGCTCGGGTACGTCCAGGAACGCAAGCAGTTCGGCAAGGCGATCGCCGAGTTCCAGGGCCTGCAGTTCATGCTCGCGGACATGGGCATGAAGATCGAAGCGGCCCGCCAACTCACGTACGCCGCCGCCGCCCGCTCCGAACGCAACGCCCCCGACCTCACCTACTTCGGCGCCGCCGCCAAATGCTTCGCCTCCGACGTGGCCATGGCCGTAACCACCGACGCCGTCCAACTCCTCGGCGGCTACGGCTACACCCACGACTACCCAGTAGAACGCATGATGCGAGACGCCAAAATCACCCAAATCTACGAAGGCACCAACCAGGTCCAACGCATCGTAATGGCCCGCCAATTACTGAAAGGCCTCAACTGA